A region of the Clostridia bacterium genome:
CCTCCAGACTGCAATTCCGCTCAAGCCGGGAGTATAGCGACCAACGGCTAAATTTGCGCTCATACTGCGTACGTGGATTGACGTCGCCCTTTAGCCAGCATTCCGTCGGCGTCACCACGACCAGTTCTGAAATGTCCGCAGGATCGAAATCCCCTGTGACGGTGAAGTAGGCGTACTGCTGATTGGCTTCAGTCATCGGCTTCTACAGCAGAGTATACTGGTCGGACCCGACGAGAGCGTAGTGGACGTAATGTAACCTTACCGTAGAAGACTTACGAATCCTCTCCCGATTCCGCGCCACTCTCCGCAGCAGGGGGATTTTCAAGGAATTCCAGCAGGGCACGCGCTTCCGCTTCGCATTCACGGGGCACCTGAATTATACAGGAGCATCTCCATAAAGGGGTTTGCCCGATGCCGGGTGCTCCAACAGCACCGTCGGATATCGAAAAGTATCGCGGATCATCTCCGCTCACGAGATAGTTGATCCCCGCATCTTCCAGGGCTGATTTAGCAAGCGACAGAGCGAAAGTGTCGCTGGTTTCCAAAACCGTCACGAGATCAAGATTATCGCTTCCCATTGTGGT
Encoded here:
- a CDS encoding DUF4279 domain-containing protein; amino-acid sequence: MTEANQQYAYFTVTGDFDPADISELVVVTPTECWLKGDVNPRTQYERKFSRWSLYSRLERNCSLEEHIADVIQQLRENRSGFVEVSLKYGGVMQLVAYFN